The Acidimicrobiales bacterium nucleotide sequence ATGTTGGCGAAGGTGGGGCGCATCCAGCGTTGGAGCACGAACAACAGGCCGGCGCCGATGACGACGTTGACCACCGACACCATCACGTAGCGGGGGCCCTTCGTCCGGACCTTGCCGAACACGGCGCCGAGCAGGCCGCCGGTGGGCGGGCCGGACTCGCCGGAGGGGCTCGTTTCGGCCGGATGGGTCTTCACGGGTGGGGGTACCAACTCTGTGCGCGACGGACGAAGCAGCGTACCTCCGGGCTGCGGGCGGTGACAGACGGCGAGCGCCCGCCGCCGCCGGTCCCCCGGGCGGCGCCGGTACCCTCCAGACGCCATGACGCCAGACGCGACGACGCCCGACGGTCACCTCCTGTCCCCGCCTCCGACCTTCTCCCGCCGCGCCGGGCACCGGCGGCGCGGGGGAGGGGTCGTCGCCGTGGCGGTCGTCGCCGCTCTCCTGCTCGGCGCGTGCGGGGGGTCCGACGGCGGTGACGGCGCCGAACCGGCCGTGCCGGCGCCGTCGACGGGGCTGCCGAGCGGCCCTCCCGACAGCGGTCCTGCCGGTGCGGGGCCCGACGCCATCGAGGCCGACGTCGTGCTGACCCCGCTCGTGGACCTGGACCAGCCGACCGCCCTGGCGGCCCGCCCCGACGGCGGCGAGCTCTGGATCACCGAGCAGGACGGCACCGTCCGGCGGGTGGTCCGCACCGTCGAGCCCGGGGGATCGGACCGCTACGACCTCGATCCCGACCCGCTGCTCGATCTGGGCGACCTCACCCGGGCCCGTGGCGAGCAGGGGCTGCTCGGCATCGCCTTCGACGAGACCGCCGACTCGGTGTACCTGTACCACACCGACCCGACCGGCGACGTGGTGATCGCCGAGTACGCGGTGATCGCGGCCGACGGCGGTGCCACCATCGACGCCGGCAGCCGACGGGTGCTGCTCACCGTCCCCCATCGCGAGTTCGCCAACCACAACGGGGGCCAGCTGGTCCTCGGGCCCGACGGCTTCCTCTACGCCGGGGTGGGCGACGGCGGTGGGTCCGGCGATCCCGGCGACAACGGCCAGGACACCGACGAGCTGCTCGGCAAGATCCTGCGCATCGACCCCAGCGCACCGACCGCGGACCGGGCCTACGCCGTGCCGGCCGACAACCCGTTCGCAGCCGGAGGCGGGCGGCCCGAGATCTACCTCTACGGCGCCCGCAACCCGTGGCGCTTCAGCTTCGACCGCGCCACCGGTGATCTGTGGGTGGCCGACGTCGGGCAGAACGAGATCGAGGAGGTCAACCTGCTGGCCGCCCCGGACGGCGCCGGGCTCGGGGTGAACCTCGGCTGGAACTGGCGGGAGGGCGACCGGCCGTTCCGCGACGGGACGCCTCCCGAGGGCCTCGTCGACCCGATCCACACCTACGACCACCGCGACGGCAACTGCTCGGTGACCGGTGGCTACGTGTACCGGGGTACGGCCATTCCCGCGCTCCAGGGCGTCTACCTCTACGGTGACTACTGCGTGGGTGAGATCCGGGGGCTCCTGGTGCGAGACGGCGTCGTGCTCGACGACCGCGCCCTGGGGGCGGTGCTCCCCGACCAGGCCCTGGTCAGCTTCGGTCAAGGGGTCGATGGCGAGCTGTA carries:
- a CDS encoding PQQ-dependent sugar dehydrogenase; protein product: MTPDATTPDGHLLSPPPTFSRRAGHRRRGGGVVAVAVVAALLLGACGGSDGGDGAEPAVPAPSTGLPSGPPDSGPAGAGPDAIEADVVLTPLVDLDQPTALAARPDGGELWITEQDGTVRRVVRTVEPGGSDRYDLDPDPLLDLGDLTRARGEQGLLGIAFDETADSVYLYHTDPTGDVVIAEYAVIAADGGATIDAGSRRVLLTVPHREFANHNGGQLVLGPDGFLYAGVGDGGGSGDPGDNGQDTDELLGKILRIDPSAPTADRAYAVPADNPFAAGGGRPEIYLYGARNPWRFSFDRATGDLWVADVGQNEIEEVNLLAAPDGAGLGVNLGWNWREGDRPFRDGTPPEGLVDPIHTYDHRDGNCSVTGGYVYRGTAIPALQGVYLYGDYCVGEIRGLLVRDGVVLDDRALGAVLPDQALVSFGQGVDGELYVLSAGEGLFKVEAG